Within the Apostichopus japonicus isolate 1M-3 chromosome 6, ASM3797524v1, whole genome shotgun sequence genome, the region CATATATACATGAAGTGATAAGCTGATGCCATATACAAAAGGTAGATATACTTACAGAAAGTAAATGTCTGATATTTATTTGAAGATCTCTTGAACCGTTGACTCTCGATTCGTGTTCCTCGTTATCATCAGCGATTAATGAGAAGTAGTTCAAGTGTTTACATAGCTGTGGTTGAACTTCATGTTCTTCGATATCCTATAGATGATAGAaatataagaagaagaaaaaacatgaaaaacagtATATGCCTCATACCCTATAACTTTCATTACCTATCTTGCTTCATTTCCAACCTTCCCGCACCCTGTTTATTTCATCCCATCACTGATTTTCTTGTTCCTTACCTTCATCTTTACTATTTTCCCCCTCTTTCATTCATCTCGTACCTTCTCTCATTCTCTTTCCTTCACCCGTTACCTTCCCCTCAACATTCTCCCTTCATCCATTTATATCCTTTTACCCTCTGCACCCTTATCGATAATCCTTTATTTGACCTTCATTGATCCTATCCATTTATACCTTACTATCCTCTTCTACACCTCCTtctacccccaccccttcatCCTTTCTTTGTTCCTAGCAATTTCTGATGCCCTTCCCTTTATCCTCTACAGttttattgattaatttattttgttactttgtttgtttgcttgttctttttttttttttttcttcattgctttctttctcttctATAGGGTTcatgatggggacttgagtgtccctcctgatcattttttcttctactaaactaaactttctttctttctttatgcCGTAATAATTATCTCGAAtagtccttttcagtatcaatATAAATCCATTGATATATCCGCCAGAGTACAGTGATGTTTTAATGAAGAAGCTTTGCGAAAGGCATCAGATCTTATGGATTCTTCCGTCATTTCTGTACATGCCAAGTTCAttcttatgtttttattattattttgattttgaagtaTGATTATAAGTAATAACGTTCAGATGTGAAGTTTGTGCGATACTTACTGAACCAAGGACGGTGATATTTGTACAACTATGTGGTTGCCTGGATGCACAGGTTACACGGCAGCCCTATACAAACAACACAAGAGACAAAATTGTTAAGTGGCCGTAGGCCCAAGTTCTTTGTATTGACGCAAGAGATTTTTCTAATTACGAAATTTacgaaaaaaatacaattttactaTTAAAGATGACAAAACTTAGGCCAATCGGATCACAATCGGAACAAGAccggcatttttttttaaataaggtTTTTCTTCTGCCTGACACTTAACCCCACTGACCATTTGGGGGACGAagggagggggcggggaggCTGTAATGATTTGCCCGAACATGGAACCCCTTAGAAGGGCATACTGGTGACATCCCCCTCACCTCTGAAATTTGAGTTCGTTATAAATCAATGCCAACAGTGATACACATTGTCTTAGACAGAGAAGGAAAGCATGGAGCGCGAACTGTGTCAAAACTTCACGACATCAACGTCAGATAAGCCGGGCTAGCTTAGAACGTTAGTCGAATTACCTGAAGCTAAGTTTGGTAAGGGAAATACTGACTCTCATAAAAAAGATAAATCAAATTCGGAAGAAATATAGCGACAATCATATACAGTTTGCTTTTTAATTGAGAAGTAATTTACGTCTCCTAATGGTAATTTAGCGATGGTAACTGTACTGATTTCGCTAATTGTCGCTAATTGTCTTATCCGTAATATTTTTCGTACTTGATCCATTCATGTACGGAGATTGGGAGAGGACAGACAGTCAGCGTCCGTAGCCTAGTTAGTAAGGGTGTCTGCATGTAAAACGGGCAACCGTGTGATTTTACGCCTCCCTTCCATTAGCACCCATTTTCCACCTCAAAATCTCTGCTTGTTTTAGACAATACCGTTGATATTTATGTAACGTCACTTACAAAACTACTAACACATTACCATAACATATTCACTTTGTAAAACTAATATTTATAATGATAAATGCTTACCATATCATTCGCATGATGCCTGGTTTGGTTCATGATCTTCATCCATAAAGAGAAACGGTCTTGAAAATAAGATCAAACATTTGCGTTAAATTGTTGtaatttgttaatatatatatatatatatatatatatatatatatatatatatatatatatatatatatatatatatatataaatatgtgatTTTCATTGCTAGAAATTCCACACAAAGTATAAAAATGTAAGGGCTGAGAGGACAACCCTGTCTCACACCCCTAGTAATGTCAAAAGACGCCGAGGAAAAACCGTTATTAAAAACTGAAGCAGAAGAGTTTGAATATAACGTACAAATCCAACGACAGAAAATACCATTGAAATTAAAACGTTCAGggcaatgaaaaataaaatcccAATTCAGTCTATCAAacgctttttcaaaatcaattaacCCTAAATGACGAAGAAGGGATTGAATTCATCTTACAAAAATCGATAGAATCTAAAATACAACGAATATTTCCCCCTATAAAACGTCCTTTAATATAACCCGTGTGATTGTGACCAATAATTTTAGGCAAAACCTATTTCATTCGAGTTGCTAATACTTTTGAACAAATCTTATAACCTAGattcaataaagaaataggcctataatatttaaaaaaaagttatgatCTTTTCCATGGTTAGGAATAAGAATGATATTACTACATGCCTGCTCTTTCGAGAGACCCAAATGTCTATATATATTAGCATCATTATTGTTGTCTAGAGTAAAGCAATATGTCGCCAACACAGGTTTTCCACACAACTTGTTTTTACTAATCTCGATTTTCCAACCCATTgcaattaatataaatatatatttacaattaattcTCAATTAACTCTCATTTTGTCATAATTATCTTTAATAATTAACCTTtaatatattgaataaaaatgGATATAGACAGTTTAATTTATATCTACTATTCGTAGTAACGTATTGTAAGTTAACTTACCAGCTAAGGTGAGTGGAATTAAAACTGTaagaaaagaatataaaatatacattgGTTTTTTTTCTCACGTCTAAGTCGCAAAATGCGTTAGGTCACAACACACCGTAGCAtctttattaaaaattaaaaataaaataaatgaataaaaaaaacaatatttgttcTACTTGTGGTGAAAGAGGGTTTCAATGAAAACACACCCCAGATGAATCTGTGCAAATTATCGTCAAAACTGGATATTGTTTTCGGACTTTTGCTTTAAGCTAAATTCCTCGAAAAGTCACTTGGGGGTATAGCAAcggcagcccccccccccgccctccacCACCCAACCCCTTCCCATACACTCCATTCATCCTAAGACGAATCAAATGTAAATTGGTCTACATTGTCAAATGTATTACAATTCAGCTATTACAATATAAGATTTAGTTCAAAACTATTTACCTACATTACGAAATAGAACTTCGGCACTACATGTCCTCATTATGATATTAGAAAGATAAACAATAGTTGAATGTGAAACAAAAGGCAATGCAGTGACGTCACTATGGGTGTAGAAGGACTTTTTTAAAAGCAAGGAAAATGACAGCATTCTAACAAATGGTGTCCTATTCTTATTTACACCGATAAAACTATACTCTGGCTGACATTCCCACCCAATGCAATTTATTACTGTTCAATGCGAATTTGCGAGGAAAAATGCCTACTTTGAAGTTGTTCGCCCTTGTTCAACATATGAagaggtggaggggggaggggaagaatgACGTTGGTATGAATTTCCGTTCACTGGCAAATTGGAAGAATATCAACTATTATAAAATGCATGAAAACcgaattaaacaaatttaataaaaattaaaaatgattgaACGGAGCATACATTTTTTTGGAAAAGGTCAAATATTTCACCTGATATTTTGACTGGAAGTGAATATTGCATTTTTGTTTCGTATAGAGttagtttaattttaatttcccACTTGCAGGTAGGTTATGATCCTGGGCTGGTCGCCATCAATTAATGGAATTAACATGTGCTGTAAGCCATATATCTACTCTGTTTAATAGGCTATATGTACATACACTGTATAGGGATTTTAAAAAGGATTTCTAACAATAAAGACTGCGAGAATAAAATGACACtttcaaaaaaataacaacGAAATACACTTCTTATTTCTTTACAGTGAAAATTCACTCTTTTAAGGTTGTCCAGAAAGTTGATTATTTCGAGGAGTGAATTTCTCTCTTAGCGTGAAGGTTGGCTTTAATTTTTTagtcacatttttgttttatttttggcttAATAATAAGGCACTAAAATCTAACTCACAAGATTTGTTTCCCTAAAATTGTTAAGATTTCACTCCACAAAAGAGTTTTTTGAACATCACgccaaaatgaaaatttaaaacacaaattaaaatagaaataaaattcTACTTACCGTATAAAAGGAATGTGAAAGCTAAATCCATCCTAACCATGGTGAAAGTAAGTATGTCTAATATGAAGATTgtatatgaaaaataatttcttttcctGAAAACGGCTGCTTAAAATAGTTCTTTATCCAGACGCCGATAATTTTCGCACAAGTTAGAAAGTTTTGTGGATACCTGTAGCTAAAATGCTCCTTCTTTATATATCTTCCACTGAGAGGAAACAAATGGGTCGGACGGGGGAGTTTTTTTGCTTCCTGTCAACTACACAAGAATCAAACTAGAatgtcatcttttttttttatatatatctctctttgtttttttgtttttttcgttcGAGCAGTTAAGGCCCACATAAtgacattattttattatttaaacaacTTTATCTTAATTTTCCCTC harbors:
- the LOC139969245 gene encoding uncharacterized protein isoform X2; the encoded protein is MVRMDLAFTFLLYVLIPLTLADRFSLWMKIMNQTRHHANDMGCRVTCASRQPHSCTNITVLGSDIEEHEVQPQLCKHLNYFSLIADDNEEHESRVNGSRDLQINIRHLLSALNQTDQGCDALIHECTENTITLSSQYCAVVCAFKLDIHGLRKHL
- the LOC139969245 gene encoding uncharacterized protein isoform X1, translating into MDRKCSYHPNREVPFHTNGLVISQRNTPTHLVLIPLTLADRFSLWMKIMNQTRHHANDMGCRVTCASRQPHSCTNITVLGSDIEEHEVQPQLCKHLNYFSLIADDNEEHESRVNGSRDLQINIRHLLSALNQTDQGCDALIHECTENTITLSSQYCAVVCAFKLDIHGLRKHL